One Melanotaenia boesemani isolate fMelBoe1 chromosome 8, fMelBoe1.pri, whole genome shotgun sequence DNA segment encodes these proteins:
- the LOC121644360 gene encoding UAP56-interacting factor-like encodes MNKGDFTAGRGKGTAVPDKVDMSLDDIIRLNKKEKQLKRRQANMNRRPFKKKGRLTQGTGVSQRTTGPAQRGGGVPRGGAAILRNRRLPPLTGRRRGQGVITGIAAKRPAVLLKRAGTLNRGAVSQKPRQRTRPFIQRSEAPYRRPEVQRRLYRQPDLQRGQTTASARRPFQLQRRSLPPVQQTQKEARQATFLFRRGLKVQTQVETTNPHIPPVKTRQWRSSTTTNGILTVSIANPTARTQPEPPTAWTLHPPPTSPAPVKVETAEKKIPKGVPLQFDINSVGKPQTSMTLNERFRILKDQRAATAQTSKGSRFVTVG; translated from the exons atgaacaaaggtGATTTCACGGCCGGTCGAGGGAAAGGGACAGCGGTTCCCGATAAAGTTGATATGTCCTTGG ATGACATCATTCGGttgaacaaaaaggaaaaacagttaaaacgGAGACAAGCCAACATGAACCGCAGACCATTCAAGAAGAAAGGCCGTTTAACCCAAGGAACGGGAGTTTCTCAGAGGACTACAGGGCCAGCCCAAAGAG GAGGTGGCGTACCCCGAGGAGGAGCGGCTATATTAAGAAACAGGAGGCTTCCTCCTCTAACGGGTAGACGACGGGGTCAAGGGGTCATCACAGGCATTGCAGCCAAGAGGCCGGCTGTCCTGCTGAAACGAGCTGGTACACTCAACAGAGGAGCTGTCAGCCAG AAACCAAGACAGAGAACCAGACCCTTCATTCAGCGCTCCGAGGCTCCATACAGGAGGCCGGAGGTCCAGAGGCGGCTTTACCGGCAGCCTGATCTGCAGAGAGGCCAGACTACAGCGTCAGCCAGGCGACCGTTTCAGCTTCAACGACG ATCTCTGCCGCCTGTCCAGCAGACCCAGAAGGAGGCACGCCAGGCCACGTTTCTTTTCCGGAGGGGACTCAAG GTTCAAACCCAGGTGGAGACAACAAACCCCCACATTCCTCCGGTCAAAACTCGACA atggcgcTCATCAACAACTACTAATGGAATCTTGACTGTTTCAATCGCCAACCCCACAGCCAGGACTCAGCCTGA GCCTCCCACCGCCTGGACTCTGCACCCCCCACCCACCAGCCCCGCTCCTGTTAAGGTGGAAACAGCGGAGAAGAAAATCCCAAAAGGAGTCCCCCTGCAGTTTGACATCAACAGCGTCGGCAAACCG CAAACGTCGATGACTCTGAACGAGCGATTTCGGATCCTGAAAGATCAGCGCGCGGCCACAGCACAGACCAGTAAAGGCAGCAGGTTCGTCACCGTGGGTTAG